A window of the Juglans microcarpa x Juglans regia isolate MS1-56 chromosome 5D, Jm3101_v1.0, whole genome shotgun sequence genome harbors these coding sequences:
- the LOC121266347 gene encoding probable 2-carboxy-D-arabinitol-1-phosphatase isoform X2 has protein sequence MTGGAYDFERATTSLTGLSISSSKKVTLVRHGLSSWNEESRVQGSSNLSILTETGVRQAERCRKALANMHFDQCFSSPISRAKSTAEVLWQGREEPLIFLDSLKEAHLFFLEGMKNVDAKERYPKEYTTWREDPANFYVNGVYPVRKLWGTAREAWREILLSPGESFLVVTHKSILRSLICTALGLPPERFRAIDVYNGGISVFNFNKRGEAMLQSLNMTAHMYNDHVYLY, from the exons ATGACTGGTGGTGCATATGATTTTGAAAGAGCAACAACATCACTTACTGGTCTGTCAATATCGTCATCAAAGAAGGTGACTCTTGTAAGGCATGGCCTTAGCTCTTGGAATGAAGAGAGTAGAGTACAG GGAAGCTCAAACTTATCTATCCTAACAGAAACTGGAGTGAGGCAAGCAGAGAGGTGCAGGAAAGCCTTGGCAAATATGCACTTTGATCAATGCTTTTCAAGTCCAATATCTCGTGCCAAG TCCACTGCTGAAGTTCTATGGCAGGGGAGGGAAGAACCACTTATTTTCCTTGATTCACTAAAGGAAGCCcatctattttttcttgaagGCATGAAAAATG TGGATGCAAAGGAGAGATATCCAAAGGAGTATACAACATGGAGAGAAGATCCTGCTAATTTCTATGTGAATGGTGTTTACCCTGTGCGAAAACTGTGGGGAACAGCAAGAGAGGCTTGGAGAGAAATATTGTTATCACCT GGAGAGAGTTTTTTGGTTGTCACTCATAAATCAATTTTGAGGTCTCTGATCTGCACAGCTTTAGGGCTACCCCCAGAGAG GTTCCGAGCAATAGATGTGTATAATGGTGGAATATCTGTCTTCAACTTCAACAAAAGAGGAGAAGCAATGCTACAATCTCTAAACATGACAGCCCACATGTACAACGATCACGTCTATCTTTACTGA
- the LOC121264795 gene encoding cysteine-rich receptor-like protein kinase 10 gives MDSNLCITLLGFSFMIIFLSQTRTKVAATSNYLHHYCPNTTTFTTNSTYQFNLNRLLASLSSNASRNEGFHKATASDETVYGLFLCHGDIPADSCRACVAGAARDLVERCPEEKVAVAWYDECMLRYSDQRFFSSMDPVPSAYTWSTQNVSEANLFDELVRATMEELASEVIKDVGSGAKKFGTKEANFTGSQKLYTLAQCTPDLSLHDCNRCLQIAIASLQSCCGGKQGGRALFPSCHVRFDVHPFYQAVKKRAPTPTAAFLPPSSLPARKPKGKIQLSPLIITVIVTPIFVSHAALFFMGYYFLSRRSARKKYNAMQEENAANHITTAESLQFDFATIEAATGKFSDDNKLGEGGFGAVYKGTLPNGQRIAVKRLSKSSRQGAGEFKNEIVLIARFHHKNLANLLGFCLEGQEKILVYEFVPNKSLDYFLYDPKRQGQLDWSTRYRIIGGISRGLLYLHEDSRLKVVHRDLKASNILLGENMDPKISDFGMAQIFGVDQTQGSTRRIVGTYGYMSPEYAKYGQFSVKSDVYSFGVLILEILSGKKISSFYQSDGAGHLLNYAWNHWMAGTPLELLDPTLGDSYSRSEAMRCLHVGLLCVQHDPADRPTIGSMLSHSITLPSPKQPAYFFPCRTEQKMPIKELDSDQYTSKSTPRSVDEASITEVCPR, from the exons ATGGATTCCAACCTATGCATCACCCTTTTGGGATTCTCCTTTATGATCATCTTCCTCAGCCAAACCCGAACTAAAGTTGCTGCAACGTCTAACTACCTCCACCATTATTGTCCAAACACGACCACTTTCACCACCAACAGCACCTACCAATTCAACCTCAATCGACTCCTCGCTTCCCTCTCATCCAACGCCTCCCGCAACGAGGGATTCCACAAAGCCACCGCCTCCGATGAAACGGTCTACGGCCTCTTCCTCTGTCACGGAGATATCCCCGCCGACTCCTGCCGAGCCTGTGTTGCTGGCGCAGCCAGAGACTTAGTCGAGCGCTGCCCCGAGGAGAAAGTGGCCGTGGCCTGGTACGACGAGTGCATGCTACGCTACTCAGACCAGCGTTTCTTCTCCAGCATGGACCCCGTACCTTCCGCTTACACGTGGAGCACCCAGAATGTTTCGGAGGCAAACCTATTTGACGAGCTGGTGAGAGCAACAATGGAGGAGTTGGCAAGCGAGGTGATCAAAGATGTAGGGTCGGGGGCCAAGAAGTTTGGGACGAAAGAAGCGAATTTCACAGGGTCACAAAAGCTTTACACTCTTGCCCAATGCACGCCGGACCTCTCGCTTCATGACTGCAATAGGTGTCTGCAGATAGCCATAGCGAGTCTGCAGAGTTGTTGTGGTGGAAAGCAAGGGGGCAGAGCTCTGTTTCCAAGTTGCCATGTTAGGTTTGACGTGCACCCGTTTTACCAGGCAGTAAAAAAAAGGGCCCCAACGCCTACTGCAGCATTTCTTCCTCCATCTTCTCTTCCGGCGAGAAAACCGAAAG gaaaaattcaattatcACCGCTGATAATTACTGTCATTGTTACACCAATTTTTGTCTCTCATGCGGCGCTATTCTTCATGGGGTACTACTTCCTCAGTCGGAGATCAGCAAGAAAAAAGTACAATGCCATGCAGGAAGAAAATG CTGCGAATCACATTACAACTGCAGAGTCCTTGCAATTTGATTTTGCTACAATTGAGGCTGCCACTGGCAAATTCTCAGATGATAACAAACTTGGTGAAGGAGGATTTGGTGCAGTTTACAAG GGTACACTTCCTAATGGACAAAGAATAGCTGTGAAGAGGCTATCGAAAAGTTCTAGACAAGGTGCAGgagaatttaaaaatgaaatcgTCTTAATAGCCCGGTTTCATCACAAAAACCTTGCAAATCTTTTGGGATTTTGCTTGGAAGGACAAGAGAAGATACTCGTCTATGAATTTGTGCCCAACAAGAGCCTGGACTACTTTCTATATG ATCCCAAAAGGCAAGGACAACTTGACTGGTCAACACGTTATAGAATTATCGGAGGGATCTCGCGGGGACTTCTTTATCTACACGAAGATTCTCGACTAAAAGTCGTACATCGTGATCTCAAAGCTAGTAACATTTTGTTAGGTGAAAATATGGAtccaaaaatttcagattttggcATGGCACAGATTTTTGGAGTCGATCAAACTCAAGGAAGCACCAGGAGGATTGTTGGCACATA TGGTTACATGTCCCCAGAATATGCTAAATATGGACAATTCTCTGTGAAGTCCGACGTGTATAGTTTTGGTGTTCTGATTCTGGAGATTTTAAGTGGCAAGAAGATCAGTTCTTTCTATCAATCAGATGGTGCTGGACACCTTCTAAACTAT GCCTGGAACCATTGGATGGCTGGAACGCCCTTGGAACTGTTGGATCCAACACTGGGAGATTCTTACTCGAGAAGTGAAGCAATGAGATGTCTCCATGTTGGCTTACTCTGTGTACAGCACGATCCAGCCGACAGACCCACAATAGGATCCATGTTGTCTCACTCTATTACTCTGCCATCACCAAAACAACCGGCATATTTCTTTCCTTGTCGAACAGAGCAAAAAATGCCGATAAAGGAGCTTGATTCGGATCAGTATACTAGCAAATCAACGCCGCGGTCTGTCGATGAAGCCTCAATCACTGAAGTATGCCCTCGATAG
- the LOC121266349 gene encoding 3-deoxy-manno-octulosonate cytidylyltransferase, mitochondrial-like encodes MSPTSTTSSATSSSSGSNSTTSSWLVQGLLAGAAIAAAAGAYAVISARRSARFRSQVIGIIPARFASSRFQGKPLVPILGKPMIQRTWERAKLATTLNKLVVATDDERIAEICQGFGADVIMTSESCQNGTERCNEALQYLRKKFDIVVNIQGDEPLLEPEIIDGVVKALQASPDALFSTAVTSLKPEHASDPNRVKCVVDAHGYAIYFSRGLIPYNKSGNVNPQYPYLLHLGIQSYDAQFLKIYPELPPTPLQLEEDLEQLKVLENGYKMKVIKVDHDAHGVDTPEDVKKIESLMRERNLS; translated from the exons ATGAGTCCCACATCGACCACTTCCTCTGCCACTTCTTCTTCCTCAGGCTCCAACAGCACCACCAGTTCATGGCTCGTGCAGGGCCTACTGGCCGGAGCTGCCATTGCGGCCGCGGCTGGAGCTTACGCAGTGATTTCTGCGCGCAGATCCGCGAGATTTCGGAGTCAGGTGATTGGAATCATCCCGGCTCGTTTCGCTTCCTCCAGATTCCAAGGCAAACCACTGGTCCCAATCCTCGGAAAACCCATGATTCAG AGAACATGGGAAAGAGCCAAACTTGCAACCACATTAAACAAACTTG TTGTGGCCACCGATGATGAGAGGATTGCAGAAATCTGTCAAGGATTTGGAGCTGATGTGATAATGACATCAGAATCTTGCCAAAATG GAACTGAACGATGCAACGAGGCACTTCAATATCTTCGGAAGAAATTTGACATTGTTGTTAACATTCAGGGGGATGAGCCTCTTTTAGAGCCTGAGATAATAGATGGGGTTGTTAAAGCTCTGCAG GCATCCCCAGATGCTTTGTTCAGCACTGCAGTTACGTCCTTGAAACCTGAACATGCATCTGATCCAAATCGTGTGAAATGTGTGGTGGACGCTCATGGATATGCAATCTATTTTTCAAGGGGTCTGATCCCGTATAACAA GTCGGGGAATGTCAATCCACAATACCCATATTTGCTTCATCTTGGTATCCAG AGCTATGACGCACagtttttaaagatatatcCAGAGCTTCCACCTACTCCATTGCAACTAGAAGAAGATTTAGAGCAGCTCAAAGTCCTTGAGAATGGATATAAGATGAAG GTGATCAAGGTCGACCATGATGCTCATGGTGTCGACACACCAGAAGATGTGAAAAAGATAGAATCTTTGATGCGGGAACGAAATCTGTCCTAA
- the LOC121266348 gene encoding pentatricopeptide repeat-containing protein At2g33760, which produces MEAKQRGNQQINLQHGEPHSQSQAYQAVLRAGPRVRPLQQAHAQIVVLGKHCNLALLTKLLTLACAAGSITYTRQLFLTVSNPDSFLFNSLIKGSSKFGFPYDAVWFYRRMLLADISPSNYTFTSVIKACADLSALRLGRSIHSNVLVRGYGSDSYVQTALVAFYAKSSELSIARRLFDRIPEKTIVTWNSMISGYDQNGLSREAIGLFDQMRELGVEPDSSTFVSVLSACAQLGAIGLGCRVHDYVVSNGFDVNVVLGTSLINMYCRCGNVIKARNVFDLMSERNVIAWTAMISGYGIHGYGREAMELFGQMQIQGPRPNNITFVAVLSACAHAGLIQEGRRAFADMKQEYGLVPGVEHHVCMVDMHGRAGLLNEAYQFVKDLNPGELTPAVWTAMLGACKMHKKFDLGVQVAEHLLAVEPENPGHYVMLSNIYALAGKMDRVELVRNMMIRRGLKKQVGYSTVEVDHKTHLFSMGDKSHPETDEIYRYLDDLMLRCREAGYVPASESVMHELEEEEREYALRYHSEKLAIAFGLLKTSVGMVIRVVKNLRMCEDCHSAIKYISAVCNREIIVRDKLRFHHFNNGSCSCLDYW; this is translated from the coding sequence ATGGAAGCCAAACAACGAGGAAATCAGCAAATCAACCTTCAACACGGAGAGCCACACTCGCAGTCTCAGGCCTACCAAGCTGTTCTCAGAGCAGGCCCACGTGTCAGACCCCTCCAACAAGCCCACGCCCAGATCGTTGTCTTAGGCAAGCACTGCAACCTAGCCCTTCTCACCAAACTTCTCACGCTGGCTTGCGCCGCGGGTTCAATAACCTACACTCGCCAGCTCTTCCTCACAGTCTCAAACCCTGACTCCTTTCTCTTCAATTCGCTCATCAAAGGCTCCTCCAAGTTTGGATTCCCATACGACGCCGTCTGGTTCTACCGCCGAATGCTCCTTGCGGATATTTCGCCGTCCAATTATACTTTCACGTCCGTGATCAAAGCGTGCGCGGATCTCTCTGCATTGAGACTTGGCAGAAGCATTCATTCTAATGTTTTGGTTCGTGGATACGGCTCAGATTCATATGTTCAGACTGCACTTGTTGCGTTCTATGCGAAGTCCAGTGAATTAAGTATCGCCCGCAGACTGTTTGATAGAATTCCGGAGAAAACGATTGTCACTTGGAATTCCATGATTTCGGGGTACGACCAAAATGGGCTCTCAAGGGAAGCGATTGGCTTGTTTGATCAGATGCGAGAGTTGGGTGTTGAGCCAGACTCCTCAACGTTTGTGAGTGTATTGTCGGCTTGTGCTCAGTTGGGGGCAATTGGTTTGGGATGTAGGGTGCATGATTATGTTGTCAGTAATGGCTTTGATGTCAATGTGGTTCTTGGTACTTCTTTGATTAATATGTATTGTAGATGTGGGAATGTGATCAAAGCGCGAAACgtatttgatttgatgagtgaacGGAATGTAATTGCTTGGACGGCTATGATTTCCGGATATGGAATTCATGGTTATGGTAGAGAAGCAATGGAGCTGTTTGGACAAATGCAAATTCAGGGTCCACGTCCTAACAATATCACTTTTGTTGCTGTATTGTCCGCATGTGCCCATGCAGGGCTCATTCAGGAAGGGCGCCGTGCCTTTGCAGACATGAAGCAAGAGTATGGCTTGGTGCCTGGAGTTGAACATCATGTTTGCATGGTTGATATGCATGGGCGGGCTGGACTTCTCAATGAAGCTTATCAATTTGTCAAAGACTTGAACCCTGGGGAGCTGACTCCAGCTGTTTGGACTGCAATGCTTGGGGCATGCAAGATGCATAAGAAGTTTGATCTCGGAGTGCAAGTTGCTGAGCATCTCTTAGCTGTAGAACCTGAAAATCCGGGTCATTATGTCATGCTTTCAAATATTTATGCATTGGCTGGTAAGATGGATCGAGTAGAATTGGTTAGAAATATGATGATCAGAAGAGGCCTAAAGAAACAAGTTGGCTATAGCACGGTAGAGGTTGACCATAAGACTCACTTGTTCAGCATGGGTGACAAGTCCCACCCCGAGACAGATGAGATATATAGGTATTTAGACGATTTGATGTTGCGGTGTAGAGAAGCAGGATATGTACCGGCATCCGAGTCGGTGATGCACGAGTTGGAAGAAGAGGAGAGGGAGTATGCTCTCAGGTACCATAGTGAGAAGCTTGCGATAGCATTTGGATTGTTGAAGACCAGCGTTGGCATGGTCATCAGGGTTGTTAAAAACCTAAGAATGTGCGAGGACTGTCATTCAGCAATTAAGTATATATCAGCTGTCTGTAACAGAGAAATTATTGTCCGGGATAAGCTTCGCTTCCACCACTTTAATAATGGTTCGTGTTCCTGTCTTGATTACTGGTGA